The Polyangium aurulentum genomic interval ATCGTCTCGCACCTGGAGCTGCGCCTCGGCCTGACTGCCGGCGCGGCGGCCGAGCTTTCGCGCATGATCGCCGATGCAAAGCCTTCTTTTCGCGTCGAGGCCGAGGCGTGCCGGGACGAGTCGACGAAATGCTACGTGGTCGACGGCCGGGCATTGCCCATGCCCGGCGTGCGGTGCAGGCTCCTGCAGATCCGCTGCATGACGCACGAATGGGCGCAGCGCAGGGCGCTCGAGCGGCAGCTCGCCATGCTGGAGGTGCTGATCGACGCGATCCCCGGGCCGGTGTTCTACAAGGACGAAGACGGCATCTATCGCGGCTGCAATCGGGCCTTCGAGCAGTACATCGGGCTGCCGCGCGAGCGCGTGATCGGCGCCTCGGTCTACGATATCAGCCCGAAGGAGCTCGCCGACAAGTACAGGGCCATGGACCAATCGCTCCTGCGCAGCCGCGAAAAGCAGGTGTACGAGTCTCAGGTCCGCTATGCCGACGGCTCGCTCCACGACGTGATGTTCCACAAGGCCACCTTCGACCACGCCGACGGCTCGGTGGCCGGGATTGTCGGGGTGATGCTCGACATCACCCAGCGCAAGCAGGTGGAAGGGGAGCTGAAGAGGAGCGAGGACGTGCTGCGCAAGCAGCAAGCGTGGCTCGAGCAGCAAAACCAGCGAATGTCGGCGCCGATCCTCGCGCTCGGCGAAGGATTGCTCGTCCTGCCCATCATGGGAGCGTTCGGCGCGCACCGGGCGAGGCTCCTGAGCGAGCGGCTCTTGCGGCGCGTGGCAGAATCGTCGTGCCGCGCGGTGTTCGTCGACGTCACCGGGCTCGAGGAGATCGACCTGGAAGCCGCCGATGCTCTCTTGAGGCTGTCCCGCGCGGTGAAGCTGCTCGGGGCGAGCTGCTGGCTGACCGGCCTCGGTGCGGACACGGCGCGGACGCTGCTCGCGCTGGGTGCCGACCTGGGCTCGATTCGGACGTTCGGAAGCCTCGCGCAGGCGCTGCACGCCTTCGCAGGGCCGTTGCGCGCGAGAGGAGGTCAGGAATGATTCGCGCATTCTCCCGGATGCCCACGCGAGCTGCCAGGCGCACGGGCGCATGTGGAGCGGCTCCGGCACGCTTTTTCCTTGCGGTGGGCGCGTGAATCCCACGGATCGCGCGCCCATTCTCACCGAGCCGGCTCATGACATCCTGGGAGTGTCGGGCTCGCTCGATCCCTTCTTCACGCCGCGGAGCGTGGCGGTCATTGGCGCCACGGAGACGCCGGGCAGCGTCGGCCGCACGGTGCTGCGGAACCTCGTGGGCAACCCCTTCGGCGGCACGGTTTATCCCGTCAACCCGAAGCGCCGGAGCGTCCTCGGCATTCGCTCGTATCCCGTCGTCGCGGACATCCCCGAGCCGGTGGACCTCGCGGTGGTCGTCACCCCGGCCCCGACCGTTCCCGGCGTGGTGAAGCAATGCGTAGAGGCCGGCGTGCGGGCCGCGATCATCATCTCGGCAGGATTCAAGGAGCTCGGGCCGGAAGGGGCCGAGCTCGAGCGGCAGGTGCTCGCCGAGGCGCGGCGGGGCAGGATGCGCCTCATCGGGCCCAATTGCCTCGGCGTGATGAATCCGAGCGCCGGCCTGAACGCCACCTTCGCGGCCGGGATCGCTCGCCCGGGCAATGTGGCGTTCTTGAGCCAGAGCGGCGCGCTCCTCACCGCCATTCTCGACTGGAGCCAGCGCGAGCTGGTCGGCTTCAGCGCGATCGTGTCCGTCGGCTCGATGCTCGACGTCGGCTGGGGCGATCTCATCGATCACCTCGGCACCGATCCGCGCACGAAAGCCATTCTCATCTACATGGAGGCCATCGGCGACGCGCGCGCCTTCCTCTCCGCGGCGCGGGAGGTGGCGCTGACGAAGCCGATCATCGTCATCAAAGCCGGGCGGACCGAGGCGGCCGCGAAGGCCGCCATGTCGCACACGGGCTCGCTCGCCGGCAGCGACGAGGCGCTCGAAGCCGCATTTCGGCGCTGCGGCGTCTTGCGGGTCGAGCGCATCGCCGACCTGTTCCACATGGCCGAAGTCCTGGCCAAGCAGCCCAGGCCGCGCGGCCCGCGCCTCGCGATCGTGACCAATGCGGGAGGGCCGGGCGTGCTCGCCACCGACGCGCTGCTCGCAGGCGGCGGCGCCCTCGCCCCGCTCGCGCCGGACACCATTGCCGCGCTGGACGCGATCCTGCCCCCGCACTGGAGCCACGGAAACCCCATCGACGTGCTCGGCGACGCCGGTCCCGATCGGTACGCCCGGGCGCTCGAAGTTGCGGCGCGCGACCCGAACAGCGACGGCCTGCTCGTCATTCTCACCCCGCAGGACATGACGGATCCGACCCGGACTGCGCAGGCGCTCGAGGCCTATGGCAATGGCAGAGACAGGCCGGTCCTCGCGAGCTGGATGGGAGGGCCCTCGGTGCAGGCGGGCGAGGCGATCTTGAATGGAGCCGGCGTGCCGACCTTCGCGTATCCGGACGCCGCGGTGCGGGCCTTCAATTACATGTGGCGCTACAGCGACAACCTGCGCCTGCTCTACGAGACGCCCGCGCTGCCGATCGAGAACCCCGAGGCGCGCGCCGGGCGGGCCCGCGTGGAGGCCGTCGTGAGCGCCGCGCGGGCGGAGGGCCGCACGCTCCTCACCGAGGCCGAGTCGAAAGAGGTGCTCTTGGCCTATGGCGTCCCGACCATCGAGACGCGCGTGGCCGCCACCGAGGACGAGGCCGTGCTCGCGGCGCAACAGATTGGCTACACGGTGGTGCTCAAGCTGCACTCGCGCACGATCACGCACAAGACCGACGTCGGCGGGGTGAAGCTCGATCTGAGCAACGAGGAGGTGGTGCGCCGGGCATATCGCAATATCCAGGCGTCCGTCGAGCGCATGGCCGGCCCCGGGCATTTCCAGGGCGTGACCGTGCAGCCGATGATCCCTCGCGAGGGCTACGAGCTCATCCTCGGCAGCTCGGTCGACCCGCAGCTCGGCCCGGTGCTGCTCTTTGGCTCGGGCGGGCAGCTCGTCGAGGTTTACCGCGACAGGTCGCTCGCGATCCCGCCCCTCACCACGACCCTCGCGCGGCGGTTGATGGAGCGCACGCGGATTTACCGCGCCCTCGAGGGGATTCGCGGGCGCGGGCCGGTCGACCGCGCGGCGCTCGAGCAATTGCTCGTCCACTTCGGTAACCTCGTCATCGAGCAGCCGTGGATCCGGGAGATCGACATCAACCCGCTCTTCGTCTCCGAGACGCGCATTCTCGCGCTCGACGCGCGGGTGGTCCTCTTCGATCCGGCGACGCGCGCCGAGGACCTGCCCCGGCCCGCCATTCGCCCTTATCCGAGCCAGTACGTGACCACCTGGGCAATGCGCGAAGGCACGGAGGTCGTCCTTCGGCCGATTCGCCCGGAGGACGAGCCGCTCCTCGTGCAATTCCACGAGACGCTCTCCGAGCGCAGCGTCGCGCTTCGCTATCTACAGCTCATGCGGCTGGACAGGCGTGTCGAGCACGAGCGGCTGATCCGGGTTTGCCACAGCGACTACGACCGCGATCTGGCCCTCGTGGTCGACCGCCGCGACCCGGAGACGGGCAAGCACGAGATCCTCGGGGTCGGCAGGCTCGCGAGGACGCCGGGCGCGAACGAGGCGGAGTTCGCGCTCTTGATAAGCGATCGCTGGCAGGGCAAAGGGCTCGGCAGCGAGCTGCTCCGGCGGCTGCTCTCCATCGCGCGTGAGGAGCGCATCGCCCGCGTGGTGGGGAGCATCTCGACCGAGAATCACGAGATGCAGCGGATCTGCGAGCGCCTCGGCTTCCGGTTGAAGCGGGAGATGGGCGAGTCGCTCGTGGACGCGGTCATCGACCTGCGCGAATGAAAAAAGGCCCGCGTGAGAAAAGCTCACGCGGGCCTCGAAGGGTGATCTGCGACAACGGAATGTAGAGCGTCTTTCGTGTGCTGCGGGAGCGCACCGGCTCGTCAACCGAGCTCTGGGGGCGAATCTCGCCGTTTGCCTTAGAGGTATGGTCAAGCCGCACGACCTATTAGTACCGGTTAGCTCCGCCGATTGCTCGGCTTCCACACCCGGCCTATCAACCTCGTGGTCTTCGAGGGGTCTTTAGGGGCCTTGCGGCCCGGGACACCTAGTCTTGAGGCCGGCTTCCCGCTTAGATGCTTTCAGCGGTTATCCGTTCCGTACATGGCTACCCGGCTATGCTCTTGGCAGAACAACCGGAGCACCAGAGGTACGTCCACCCAGGTCCTCTCGTACTATGGGCAGCTCCTCTCAAGTGTCCTACGCCCACGGCAGATAGGGACCAAACTGTCTCACGACGTTTTAAACCCAGCTCGCGTACCGCTTTAATCGGCGAACAGCCGAACCCTTGGGACCTGCTCCAGCCCCAGGATGCGATGGGCCGACATCGAGGTGCCAAACCGCGCCGCCGATGTGAACTCTCAGGCGCGATCAGCCTGTTATCCCCAGAGTACCTTTTATCCGATGAGCGATGGCCCTTCCATGCAGAACCACCGGATCACTAACGCCTGCTTTCGCACCTGTTCGACCTGTCGGTCTCACAGTTAAGCTCCCTTGTGCGTTTGCACTCTACGCCTGGTTTCCAATCAGGCTGAGGGAACCTTCGCACGCCTCCGTTACTTTTTGGGAGGCGACCGCCCCAGTCAAACTGCCCACCAGGCAGTGTCCCCGACCCAGGTCATGGGTCCAGGTTAGATTGCCAGAATATTCAGGGTGGTATTTCAACGTTGGCTCTGCCGAACCCGGAAGCCCGGCTTCACAGCCTCCCACCTATCCTACGCAGAATATCCCGAAAATCACTGCCAAGTTGCAGTAAAGGTTCATGGGGTCTTTCCGTCTTGCCGCGGGTAGAGGGTATCTTCACCCCCGATACAATTTCGCTGAGTCCCTGGTCGAGACAGCGGGGATGTTGTTATGCCATTCGTGCAGGTCGGAACTTACCCGACAAGGAATTTCGCTACCTTAGGACCGTTATAGTTACGGCCGCCGTTTACTGGGGCTTCGGTTCGGAGCTTCGCTTGCGCTGACTCGTCCCCTTAACCTTCCAGCACCGGGCAGGCATCAGACCCTATACGTCGTCTTACGACTTCGCAGAGTCCTGTGTTTTTAGTAAACAGTCACAACCCCCGTTTCTCTGCAACCAGCCCACGCTCCAGAGGTAAACTCCTTCACGCAGACCGGCACACCTTCTCCCGAAGTTACGGTGTCATTTTGCCGAGTTCCTTAACCAGGGTTCTCTCACGCGCCTTGGGATACTCACCCCGCCCACCTGAGTCGGTTTGCGGTACGGACACCAAAGGGGCTCTGTACGCGGCTTTTCTTGGAAGTTTGGGATCACCGAGTGTCCCGGACAAGTCCGGACCTCATCACCTCTCGGATACGCGAGCTGCCGTTTGTCCCTATCGGGTCCTGGCATCTCATCCTACCGGCTTGAACACAGACAACCTTCCGCTGTGCTCGGCCTACCCTACTCCGTCCCCGCTTACTTCAACGCCATCCTTGGTGGTGCAGGAATATTAACCTGCTTCCCATCACCTACGCCTCTCGGCCTCGGCTTAGGATCCGACTAACCCATGGGAGGATTATCCTTCCCCAGGAAACCTTGGGCTTACGGCGACCGAGTTTCTCACTCGGTTTATCGCTACTCATGCCTGCATAAGCTCTTCTCAGGTCCGTTATCGGTCGTTCCCGTCCGACGTGTATCTACCTGAGAATACTCCCCTACCGCTCTTTCGAGCCCGTAGCTTCGGTACCGAGCTTCAGCCCCGTTATATTTTCGGCGCAGGTTCGCT includes:
- a CDS encoding STAS domain-containing protein — its product is MLAEAQGWLEALPEATALLDDAGSVLAHNDEFLRLLGTSERCVGEPIVSHLELRLGLTAGAAAELSRMIADAKPSFRVEAEACRDESTKCYVVDGRALPMPGVRCRLLQIRCMTHEWAQRRALERQLAMLEVLIDAIPGPVFYKDEDGIYRGCNRAFEQYIGLPRERVIGASVYDISPKELADKYRAMDQSLLRSREKQVYESQVRYADGSLHDVMFHKATFDHADGSVAGIVGVMLDITQRKQVEGELKRSEDVLRKQQAWLEQQNQRMSAPILALGEGLLVLPIMGAFGAHRARLLSERLLRRVAESSCRAVFVDVTGLEEIDLEAADALLRLSRAVKLLGASCWLTGLGADTARTLLALGADLGSIRTFGSLAQALHAFAGPLRARGGQE
- a CDS encoding bifunctional acetate--CoA ligase family protein/GNAT family N-acetyltransferase, with the protein product MNPTDRAPILTEPAHDILGVSGSLDPFFTPRSVAVIGATETPGSVGRTVLRNLVGNPFGGTVYPVNPKRRSVLGIRSYPVVADIPEPVDLAVVVTPAPTVPGVVKQCVEAGVRAAIIISAGFKELGPEGAELERQVLAEARRGRMRLIGPNCLGVMNPSAGLNATFAAGIARPGNVAFLSQSGALLTAILDWSQRELVGFSAIVSVGSMLDVGWGDLIDHLGTDPRTKAILIYMEAIGDARAFLSAAREVALTKPIIVIKAGRTEAAAKAAMSHTGSLAGSDEALEAAFRRCGVLRVERIADLFHMAEVLAKQPRPRGPRLAIVTNAGGPGVLATDALLAGGGALAPLAPDTIAALDAILPPHWSHGNPIDVLGDAGPDRYARALEVAARDPNSDGLLVILTPQDMTDPTRTAQALEAYGNGRDRPVLASWMGGPSVQAGEAILNGAGVPTFAYPDAAVRAFNYMWRYSDNLRLLYETPALPIENPEARAGRARVEAVVSAARAEGRTLLTEAESKEVLLAYGVPTIETRVAATEDEAVLAAQQIGYTVVLKLHSRTITHKTDVGGVKLDLSNEEVVRRAYRNIQASVERMAGPGHFQGVTVQPMIPREGYELILGSSVDPQLGPVLLFGSGGQLVEVYRDRSLAIPPLTTTLARRLMERTRIYRALEGIRGRGPVDRAALEQLLVHFGNLVIEQPWIREIDINPLFVSETRILALDARVVLFDPATRAEDLPRPAIRPYPSQYVTTWAMREGTEVVLRPIRPEDEPLLVQFHETLSERSVALRYLQLMRLDRRVEHERLIRVCHSDYDRDLALVVDRRDPETGKHEILGVGRLARTPGANEAEFALLISDRWQGKGLGSELLRRLLSIAREERIARVVGSISTENHEMQRICERLGFRLKREMGESLVDAVIDLRE